DNA sequence from the Candidatus Palauibacter australiensis genome:
GAACAGGTTGTCCTCGTCGATGTACCCCCGGTCGATGACCGCATCGACGCCGGAGATGAGATCGTCGTAGTCCTGCCCCGGGTAGTTGTGATAGAGGAGGTCCGCGAACTCCTCGCCGTAGCTCGTGCTCCCGCGCGGGTTCGCGTACAGGACGACGTATCCCGCGGCGGCGAGGAGCTGCATCTCCGCCGAGAAGCGGTCTCCGTAGTTCGAGACCGGACCCCCGTGGATCTCGAGGATGAGGGGATAGCGCCGGGCCGGATCGAAGTCGGGCGGTTTCACGATCCACCCCTGGATGGGACGGTCGTCGAAGGATGAATCCCACCAGATCTCCTCGACCTCCCCGAGTTGCCGGTTCGCGAGCAGGTCCTCGTTCAGTGACGTGATGCGACGCACGCCGCGACCCCTCGCGCCCACAGCGACCTCTCCCGGCGATTCGGGACGGGTCTGGTTGAGCGCGAAGCTCCCGTCGTCGGCGACGCTGAAGGACCCGCCGCCGTACGGACGCCCGTAGGACGTGCCCCCCAGATCCTCGGCCAGCACTTCCAGATCGCCGGCGAGCGTGGCGAAACCGACCTTCGAGTTCCCCTCGTCGTCGTACTGGAAGTAGATCCCGCTCCCGTCGGAGGCCCATACGGGGTTCGAGACGCTGCGGTCGAGACTGGCCGTGAGGACGCGCTGCCCGCCCCCGTCCAGGTTCATCACCTGGAGCCGGCTCACCTGGTAGGTGCGCGTGCGGTCTTCGTAGCCCACGAAGGCGATCTGCCGCCCGTCGGGAGAGACGGCCGGACTCCGGTCGGGTCCGGGGCGGTCGGTGAGCGCCCGCACTTCACCGGTCGCGATCGAGACGGTGTAGAGCTCGGAATTACGGTAGTCGTGGATCCAGTCCTCGTTCCGGTTCGACGAGAAGACGAGGCTCGCGCCGTCCGGGGTCCACGC
Encoded proteins:
- a CDS encoding S9 family peptidase, giving the protein PIMEDRFKNRQDGVGYLDFGFDHLFIVPVEGGTPTQVTSGDFQHQSPAAWTPDGASLVFSSNRNEDWIHDYRNSELYTVSIATGEVRALTDRPGPDRSPAVSPDGRQIAFVGYEDRTRTYQVSRLQVMNLDGGGQRVLTASLDRSVSNPVWASDGSGIYFQYDDEGNSKVGFATLAGDLEVLAEDLGGTSYGRPYGGGSFSVADDGSFALNQTRPESPGEVAVGARGRGVRRITSLNEDLLANRQLGEVEEIWWDSSFDDRPIQGWIVKPPDFDPARRYPLILEIHGGPVSNYGDRFSAEMQLLAAAGYVVLYANPRGSTSYGEEFADLLYHNYPGQDYDDLISGVDAVIDRGYIDEDNLFVTGGSAGGIMTAWIVGKTDRFRAAVAQKPVVNWISKTLTADNWYGYYHSRYEGLPWENPDPYWEFSPISLVGNVNTPTMIITGEEDLRTPLSESYQMFHALKLRGIDTAVIRLPGASHDMSRRPSQLMAKIANIVAWFDKYRTPPATS